One genomic segment of Sorex araneus isolate mSorAra2 chromosome X, mSorAra2.pri, whole genome shotgun sequence includes these proteins:
- the RPS4X gene encoding 40S ribosomal protein S4, X isoform: MARGPKKHLKRVAAPKHWMLDKLTGVFAPRPSTGPHKLRECLPLIIFLRNRLKYALTGDEVKKICMQRFIKIDGKVRTDITYPAGFMDVISIDKTGENFRLIYDTKGRFAVHRITPEEAKYKLCKVRKIFVGTKGIPHLVTHDARTIRYPDPLIKVNDTIQIDLETGKITDFIKFDTGNLCMVTGGANLGRIGVITNRERHPGSFDVVHVKDANGNSFATRLSNIFVIGKGNKPWISLPRGKGIRLTIAEERDKRLAAKQSSG; encoded by the exons ATG GCTCGTGGTCCCAAGAAGCACCTGAAGCGCGTGGCAGCTCCAAAGCATTGGATGCTTGACAAACTGACAGGGGTGTTT gctCCTCGTCCATCCACTGGCCCCCACAAACTGAGAGAGTGTCTTCCACTCATCATTTTCCTAAGGAACAGGCTTAAGTATGCTCTGACAGGAGACGAGGTGAAGAAGATCTGCATGCAGCGATTCATTAAGATTGATGGCAAGGTCCGAACTGATATAACCTACCCGGCAGGTTTTATGG ATGTCATCAGTATTGATAAGACGGGAGAGAATTTCCGGCTGATCTATGACACCAAGGGACGCTTTGCTGTTCATCGCATTACTCCTGAGGAGGCTAAA TACAAGTTGTGCAAAGTGAGGAAGATCTTTGTGGGCACCAAAGGAATCCCTCACTTGGTGACACACGATGCTCGCACCATTCGCTACCCGGATCCCCTCATTAAGGTTAATGACACCATTCAGATTGATTTGGAAACTGGCAAGATCACAGATTTCATCAAGTTTGACACTG GTAACCTGTGCATGGTGACTGGAGGTGCTAATTTGGGAAGAATTGGTGTGATCACCAATAGAGAGAGACATCCTGGTTCTTTTGATGTCGTCCATGTGAAAGATGCCAATGGCAATAGCTTTGCCACCCGCCTCTCCAACATTTTTGTGATTGGCAAG GGCAACAAACCATGGATTTCTCTTCCCCGAGGAAAAGGCATCCGCCTCACCATTGCtgaagagagagacaaaagacTGGCAGCCAAGCAGAGCAGTGGCTGA